TCGTTTCATTTTTGCCCCTTTTGATAGAGGATTGGATTAAGACTTTCATCGTTGTACATTTTCATCTGTTTGTACACCTTTATCTTAACATCACCGTTCTCAATATCAGAAAGCAATTGATTAATAGAAGTTGAGAGATCCTTATGCTGATCCAGAAGCACATCTAACTTGGCCTTACAATTGGCTCTGTGTTCTTCTGAAGCCGAATCTCTGTTGGCTTCTAACGACATATGATAAACTTTGAGTGCAAGAATTGACAATCTGTCTACCGCCCATGCGATAGTCTCGGTGTTGATCTTTGCTTCAGGTTTAGGAGTTATATTTTTGTATTTATCAAGAAACCAGCTGTCTATAAATTCTACCAGATCAGTTCTTTTCTGATTGGAAGCATCTATGGCTCTTTTCAATTGAAGAGCTTCAGCCGGATCAATGTTTTCATCTCTAATTATATCTTCCAAATGCCATTGAACGGTATCAATCCAGTTCTTTGCATACAAAATCCGTTCCAAAGTATCTTTCTCGAACGTATTATTGATTAGAGTATTAACGTGATCATGCACATGGTAGTCTTCAATAGATTGATTGAAAACCTGCCATGCATTTTCTGTAAAATTCATTGGTATAGAGAATTTAGTTGCCTGAAGGAGTATTATTGGTTGGCTTGTTCTCTGCACCGGGTTTGTCTTCTTCTTTTACGGCATCCTTAAATTCTTTAATACCGGAACCCACGCCTCTCATCAGTTCAGGGATTTTCTTACCTCCGAAAAGCAGTAAAAGTATTACAGCTACAATCAGGATGTGCTGCCATGACAAGGAAAGTATTGTTAACGTATTCATCTTATTTTTTTTACAAAGTTAATCTTTTTATCAATAGGAAACCCAACCTAATGGATCTACCGGTGTACTTCCATTCCATACCTGGAAATCAAGGGTGTAAGTGCCGTCAAAATCCTGCCCGATTACCCCTACGGAAGTGCCTGCTGATACCTGCTGGCCTTTGGATACCGTTACACTTCCCAGGTTGGAATAGATCGTAAAATAATTTCCGTGTTTCAGTATAACCGTCTTGGTACCGTCACTGTTTGCCAGCACGGAAGAAACGGTTCCCGGATATACGGATTTGGCTCTTGTTCCGGAAGGTACCGAAATTTTAATCCCGTTATTTTCCTCGTCAATATTTTTAAATACGGGGTGCGGATGTCTTCCGAAACGGTGCGTGATCTGCCCGGCTCTGTCCGCAGGATACCCGAGGCGGCCTTTGTTATCGGCAAAATTACTGCCTGTAACGGTTGTTACTCCGTAACTGGTCATCGCTTTGGTTTCAGCAGCTTTCTTATCATCCTCTTTTTTCCTGGTAAGCGCCGCTTCGGCGGCTCTGGCCTGTACTAATTTTTCCGTGGCTTCTTTGGCTTTTGCAGTGGCTTCATCAGACGCCTTTTTAGCAGCTACTTTTCTGGCCTCGTCTCTTGTTGTAGCCTCGGCTTTGGCAGCATCTTCATTACGCTTACGTTCTTCTTCCGCTCTTTTTGTCACCAGTTCCGCTGCTTTCTTAGCTGCTGATTCTGCAGCCAGCCTCTCCCGTTCCAGGGCTTCAGCCCTGATTTTATTTTCAGCTTCTATTTTTGCTTTTTCTCTTTCTGCAGCAATTTTTGCAAGACGGATCTTCTCTGCTTCTGCTTTTTTCCTCGCTTCTTCTTCCGCTTTTGCTATTCTTATCTCTTCGGCAATGATGCTTCTGATCTGCCCTTCCAGTGTTTTAGACTGTACCTGCTTCTGTCTGAGCTCAGAACTCAATTTGGATTCATTCTTTCTGAATTCAGCCACCAGCTGTTCTTTCTGGGCTCTTTCAGCATTGATGGTGGTTAAATCTTTCTGCTGGTTAACCAAAAGATTGGCTTTTGCCTTTGCAGAATTCTGTTTTGCGGCAATGTTCTGCTTTATTTTTGCGGCAACGTCGGATATTTCAGCTGCTTTTTTATCCTGGTAATCAGAATACTGTTTCAGGTACTGGACCCTCCGGATTGCCTCTCCCATATTTTTGGCAGAAAGAATAAAAGTGACTTTATTCTGTACGCCTTTATTTTTATAGGCATTGACTAAAACCTTTGCATAATTTTCCCTTAAAATTTTAAGCTCTTTATTCTGATGATTGATTTCCAGCTGACGAAGGTAAATTTCATCTTCAATAAACCTTTTTTCTTTCTGGGTATTTGTAAATACTTTTTCTCTCAATACCAGTTTTTTATTGACATTATCTAAATAAGCCACCGAAAGTTTAGATTCATTTCTGGTTTTTGCCAAATCTGTATTTATCTGTGCAATTTGTTTTTTTAGTTCGGCATTTTGCTTTTGCAGCTGTTCTTTTTTTACGTTTTGCCCGTGATGCAGGGAAAATAAAAGGATACCTATTAAAAAGCTAAATTTTTTAATCATTGAATCTCGATTTTCTTATAACTGGACGGTACAGAATAAGGCGTATCCATCCTAGAAAAATCAAATTTCGTATTTTCCAGTAAAATCTGGCTGCTTTTTGACCCTTTTATAATTATTTTAACATTTTTAGGAAGGCGGATCCCTTTGATTTCTTCCCAGTTGCTGTATGATACTTCCAGTTCGTCGGGAGTCAGCACATCTTTCAGGTTCACTGCCAGCAGATCATAATTTTTATCATACTGAAGGGTTATTTTGTATTCCCTTGTTTTTTTATCCGTTACAATTTTCTGGTTGACATTGGAAGCCATTTTAAAGCCCTGCGCATTTCTTGTCAGTGTAAACTGAGAATCATTAATTTTTACAAACGTTCTGCCGATCAGGATTTTTTCCAGTGATTTGTAATCAATAAAATTCACATTCAGTAAATTGTTAAGATAATCAAAATCGGAATCAATATAGGTTTTACTCGTTTTATCCTGACCTTTAATGCCTTCGGGCGTTGCAATTCCCCTGGCAACCGTAATTACAAATGCCTGGAGCGTCATCCATACTTTTTTATCTTTTTCAATATAAATGGTAGCATCCAGAGTCGGAATAAAGCTTCCGGTTTCCACATTGACTTTACTGCTGATTTTTATCTGTTCGAAGGCAGGCTGTACAAGCACATGCTCGAAAAAAGCAAATTTATCGTTTACCGGTTCATTGCTGTTCCTGGGCTGTCTGTTGTTGTTATCCTCAAAAACAAAAGTACTGTCCGTTTTAACACGTCTGTCATTCTTTCGGGCAGAATTTCTCGTTTTACAGGAAGTTACCAAA
The sequence above is a segment of the Chryseobacterium sp. JJR-5R genome. Coding sequences within it:
- a CDS encoding DUF4254 domain-containing protein, whose protein sequence is MNFTENAWQVFNQSIEDYHVHDHVNTLINNTFEKDTLERILYAKNWIDTVQWHLEDIIRDENIDPAEALQLKRAIDASNQKRTDLVEFIDSWFLDKYKNITPKPEAKINTETIAWAVDRLSILALKVYHMSLEANRDSASEEHRANCKAKLDVLLDQHKDLSTSINQLLSDIENGDVKIKVYKQMKMYNDESLNPILYQKGQK
- a CDS encoding twin-arginine translocase TatA/TatE family subunit, with the translated sequence MNTLTILSLSWQHILIVAVILLLLFGGKKIPELMRGVGSGIKEFKDAVKEEDKPGAENKPTNNTPSGN
- a CDS encoding peptidoglycan DD-metalloendopeptidase family protein, which encodes MIKKFSFLIGILLFSLHHGQNVKKEQLQKQNAELKKQIAQINTDLAKTRNESKLSVAYLDNVNKKLVLREKVFTNTQKEKRFIEDEIYLRQLEINHQNKELKILRENYAKVLVNAYKNKGVQNKVTFILSAKNMGEAIRRVQYLKQYSDYQDKKAAEISDVAAKIKQNIAAKQNSAKAKANLLVNQQKDLTTINAERAQKEQLVAEFRKNESKLSSELRQKQVQSKTLEGQIRSIIAEEIRIAKAEEEARKKAEAEKIRLAKIAAEREKAKIEAENKIRAEALERERLAAESAAKKAAELVTKRAEEERKRNEDAAKAEATTRDEARKVAAKKASDEATAKAKEATEKLVQARAAEAALTRKKEDDKKAAETKAMTSYGVTTVTGSNFADNKGRLGYPADRAGQITHRFGRHPHPVFKNIDEENNGIKISVPSGTRAKSVYPGTVSSVLANSDGTKTVILKHGNYFTIYSNLGSVTVSKGQQVSAGTSVGVIGQDFDGTYTLDFQVWNGSTPVDPLGWVSY
- a CDS encoding DUF4292 domain-containing protein → MRNWIIALSLIFLVTSCKTRNSARKNDRRVKTDSTFVFEDNNNRQPRNSNEPVNDKFAFFEHVLVQPAFEQIKISSKVNVETGSFIPTLDATIYIEKDKKVWMTLQAFVITVARGIATPEGIKGQDKTSKTYIDSDFDYLNNLLNVNFIDYKSLEKILIGRTFVKINDSQFTLTRNAQGFKMASNVNQKIVTDKKTREYKITLQYDKNYDLLAVNLKDVLTPDELEVSYSNWEEIKGIRLPKNVKIIIKGSKSSQILLENTKFDFSRMDTPYSVPSSYKKIEIQ